One window from the genome of Alnus glutinosa chromosome 13, dhAlnGlut1.1, whole genome shotgun sequence encodes:
- the LOC133854845 gene encoding NDR1/HIN1-like protein 12, producing the protein MQPTTRKKKLHDPRKPTNPLIWAAAIICAVIAVVVIVVGIVVFVGYMAIHPRVPFISVTFAHLDTIQYNQAGQLETQVTVVLTAENDNAKAHSSFSDTSFILSFQGLQIAKLVAEPFDVRKNSSTHFNYVVQSSQIPLDPTRMEEVDLSLKQDQITFDLKGSSRARWRVGLVGSVKFVCHLNCQLRFRPSNGTYIRSRCSSKSK; encoded by the coding sequence ATGCAGCCAACTACTCGCAAAAAAAAGCTACATGATCCGCGCAAACCCACCAACCCCCTCATTTGGGCCGCAGCCATAATCTGCGCCGTCATAGCTGTGGTAGTGATAGTCGTCGGCATCGTCGTGTTTGTTGGGTACATGGCCATACATCCAAGGGTGCCTTTCATCTCCGTCACGTTCGCCCATCTCGACACCATACAATATAATCAAGCCGGCCAACTTGAAACCCAGGTGACCGTTGTTCTGACGGCGGAGAATGATAACGCAAAAGCCCATTCGAGTTTTTCCGACACCAGCTTCATTCTCAGCTTTCAGGGGCTTCAGATCGCGAAACTTGTCGCCGAGCCGTTTGATGTGAGGAAAAATAGTTCCACCCATTTTAATTATGTGGTTCAATCGTCTCAAATACCGTTGGACCCTACTCGGATGGAGGAAGTCGACCTGTCGTTGAAGCAGGATCAGATTACGTTCGATTTGAAAGGGAGCTCACGCGCTCGATGGAGAGTCGGGTTGGTTGGGTCGGTGAAGTTCGTCTGCCACCTGAATTGTCAGCTCCGGTTCCGTCCGTCGAACGGAACTTATATAAGATCACGTTGCAGCTCCAAATCTAAGtga